The window GTCAGCCCGGCTAGGCACTGCCAGTTAGCGCCCCAGTTCTGGGACATGGGGATCCATGCCGTGTTGGTTCCCTTCACCAACATGCTCTTGACCGACCCGCTCCCGGCCATGTTGGTCACTAGCACAAGCTCGAAGTAGTTGAAGCCGTTCATGGTGAAGCGCAGGCCGCCCTGCCTCTGGCACGCGACCTGCTGGTAGAGGACGGGGACAATGCCGGCGCGGTAGATGGCGAGGTTCTCCCAGGCGGGTTGGGACATGTCGAAGTGGACACGTGGAGGGTTGCACCACCCGCCATTGTCGCTGGGGAGAGCCCAGTTGGGAGGGCAAAAATTGGTGGCGGACACGGTGATGGACGTGCCGGGCTTGCACATGTCTGACTTGCTAGTGTCGCACGTGATGAGGTAGCACTGTCCGCACGACAAGCCGTTGTTGAACAGCGCCGTGCTTAG is drawn from Triticum dicoccoides isolate Atlit2015 ecotype Zavitan chromosome 4A, WEW_v2.0, whole genome shotgun sequence and contains these coding sequences:
- the LOC119289430 gene encoding expansin-A31-like encodes the protein MSAGMHLSFLQLFAVVLVFCFAPAKSGYWLPAHATFYGGADGSDTMGGACGYENLYNTGYGINNAALSTALFNNGLSCGQCYLITCDTSKSDMCKPGTSITVSATNFCPPNWALPSDNGGWCNPPRVHFDMSQPAWENLAIYRAGIVPVLYQQVACQRQGGLRFTMNGFNYFELVLVTNMAGSGSVKSMLVKGTNTAWIPMSQNWGANWQCLAGLTGQALSFAITSSGGQYKVFQDVVPAWWLFGQTFTTWQQFDY